The DNA sequence TTCTGTAGGCGTGGCTACTGCACGAAACGTTTCTTGTacggaacgattcttgcacgaaacggtTTGCACactttgcacggaacggtgaacggtctacacggaacggtgaacggtttgcacgaaacgaaacgattcttgcacggaacggtgaacggtttgcacgaaacgctgaacggtctgcacggaacggtgaaaggtttgcacggaacgaaacgaaacgctttggaCGTGTActtacgcttcagggtctgtatgtaaaataaattaagtAAATAGAAGCATTAAATTCAAAAAGGCATTTGAAGCAAAGAtttgtcgcaaggccattttccccctcgatatgatatattttaattttccttatgaatgcaatattttatttatttatttatttatctatttattcatttatttattattatttttttttttacatttttgaaaagcatatattccctgctttcagtacatataaagattatttttaatgcctgaTAAAGTTAGAAGAAAATAGCAAATTTTTGCATATGTATGTTTTCTAACGATTTTATTTCTCGAAGTTTAAACAGATCGGCTTTTCCCCTGTATTAAAATATGGATATACTGTAAGGAAAAGTAAATAaagcctgtaaaagtagaggcaattttctttttgatgggcccttacacgtgttataattctcggtagtttttatattacgataaaataaatTAGGGACATGCTGcacggttttctttaaaattagcgacaaaacgtcGCAGCTGAAAGCGATTGACGCACGTCGCGTAATAAAGTAGTGAAAACAACCTGTATTGTCCTCTACTGGTAAAATGAATagtttttgatacactaaaacaatatacgcGTGTATATAcgatatttacgatatttttgtcagatacaagtatcgcttgataatttttaaatagcatGAAAGGTAACATAAAcgttttgtttaagaagtagacaatttgaaagtgaaaaaagGAGTGTaaggaaatgctcagaatgctTATTCGAAGTAGCTTTTAAATCAACTTcgtttttcttttcctttttttttttttttttttttagcaatgcGAAAATACGGCCTGAGTATGGATATTAGAGTGATTAGAACTTTGTAAACACGTGGTAATTAATTAAAATAAGCATTATCATGGGTTAAAGACTATCTCACGATACCCCCTAAGATGTCATGTACATCAACAAAGGTAAATTGGAGCAGGGTTGGAGTTTGTGAAAAGTccgtaaaaaaaattaaatgctaAACACTTTCATGATattcacaaattcctggatccgcctatgtTATATGTATTGTTTAAAATGATACCATCAACATCTAATCACTTATACTAATTactatattttgttattatacCTATGATCACgttggaatgaaaacaaatgatttttttttttaatttcggaaataaaagaaaaatatgcaaaaatcgtATCATCACGGGAATATTGATTAATCAcattttattgattcattgctttattaaattcattgaaactgaatatgaaatggtcgcgtctgtttcactatttttgtacattcattctgagtgtcgttaaaatacatttacaatttgtatattccaggcctcttcCCAGACAGATGTTGAATGAACCTGTACATTTTATACGTGTGTACGTGTATTcattcaatctttattcccccCTTGCGGAGATTTCATGTtgtaacatttacatatatttagaatacataaagaaaatcaaaatgataatatatatataagaaaggAACAGAGATAGAAAATTATAACAAAGAAAACGTATGTACATGgataaatgtttacataattatgcTTTTAGTTGTACTCTAAATTTTGCGACAAGGCTCTATTATAGCACGCGGTGGCTCCACACACAAATTTTGCACAAAGacaaataaattcttttttgcTCTCTTTCTCTAATAATATTGTGGGTTCTACTCCTCcaagtaatataaaatataaaatatcttcaCTGAGTTGCGAAAGCTCTACATATAAATGGACATCGAAATTATTAATTAGGTTATCAAAGAAAGAATCTCTTATGCAAGTTGTGGATGGACACCCCGACACAGGATGTTGATACTGGTTGTCGTACGTCTCTTGACACACTCTGCAGGTTTGGCCTAAAGAAATGGGTGGAATGGTCCAGAGTTTAGCTAGGAATCTAATGAGTGGAACTTCATCAAATGAAAAGTCAAATTTCCAGAGTTTAATAGGAGAAATTATGTTGtggaaaattttaaatattcggAAGTCTGGATCGGCTTCCATGCGATTTCTCCATTCCTCCGTATGTTGGTGATGAATCGACTGTTTAACTatatatttccaatctttttttcCAGGGAATTGACCAACTTCAACAAATGATCGTAAATATTGTAGTAAGTTGTATTTGATTCGTATATATCTTTTAGAAATCCAGAAAATTGTTTGATGTCACCCTGCAAAAGGTCATATAATCTAAATAAGAAAATGTTCTTTGACAGAGAATTAGTGTTAAGTTTACACAGCTTTCCAAAAAATACTAATTTTCTTTTGTCTATTTGTGTGCAAGTTGtatattccaggcctcttctcaaagacagatcttgaatatatacatttttacatacgtgtatgacaacatataaaatgatttaaaaattctCGTAAGACTGGAACTTATTCTCGGGCGGGAGTGCATCTAGATAATATCGTATCAGTCAGTCGATAAGAACCTGTCACCTTGGATAAGACGGGAAAATACAAAGcaaaaagaaacaatcaaaatatgattgaaatagattgagaaataaatcatataaatgaataaataaaacaaataatgcgATATGCGAGCAGATCtaacatccaattttaattagattgttacaTTTGTCTCAATTCTAAACCTATAGAAAGctgcattcatttttgagagacaaaagatataaacacctcttttgtcatatttcaattgccCCCGCCGATTTTCACACCTTCTGTACGAATGTTAATTCTAAATACCcggattagctgacctctaTTGTGGTGAAAAAGGGAGGGACCGTGGAATTTGCGTAGAATATATAAGTTCCACACAGGTCGGTCTTTGCATTATGCAGACAGTTCCGATAAACGATTTTGATGAACgtatttttgatttaaaaagagaaatttGATCATACAAATGTGTCGTGTATCTTACTATTCACTACGCGGATTAAACCGATTCATGGACGTATTCACTACAAACACCATTCAAGGTTTATCACTGTATTTTACTACAGGTGTAGCGGTGACCACGGTCGCTGGTGCTCAGGGTCGCTCTAAATATAGCGATATCCCTGCTGTTCGACGCTCGCATAATTCGACCCATaggtaattgtaaacattttatatggttgTAATCAGCAATTAGTGTGAAGTTtggtgatgaaaaaaaaaccaaaagacaataaaacaattggtattgttgaattattttgttttaaaaaccagaaaatgctttggtttttaattctacatctgaaattgtgatcggcatatgaacttcatttatgcacatattttaataagaagacgtgcattttaactaatatattaaattatataactagTGCAGCTCCTTtagcaaaaatatcaacagaaacttactaataattattcattttacatgcaagaaTCATCGAGATCGGCATCCCACCAATGTCGTCCTGTACTCGAGCGATCGAGTCTCGACTgatttatatcattatgattatgataacaataccttgaaagtaagatagtggtttaaaaagaaaaagtaaataatattgtttttattgtctaTGATTTAATTGCTAGTATGAATAAATGCGAATCATGATCACACTGTACCAGtttaattcaaaacaaagttgtgactcgaatttcctctattgtgttttttaatatcGAAAAGCCATCAgctatgtcaatgaaatatttttatgtagaTGTTGAAATGCTTaggtatttagttttaattttttgcgcaattacttatgaattatgaatttaaagcagattttcgaCATAGTTTGTGGTCAGAATAATCCAAGCCCCAtgactaattttcatttgtaattaaatgaGCACAAAGCACAACTAGCCAATCCAATAAACTTATCATGGTTATGTAACACTAACCTGACTAAGAAGATAGGTGCCTGTTTTTGACCGACTCAGGTTTACATTTCtaggtaaacatcatatctatagatatatctAGTGTTTTTCAATGATGATATCAGACATTCAGTATTTGAAAAGTGGATAATTTATGTTGAATTAATGTTAAGAATGGAGATGTGGAGTTCATATCCcattaaaataatttacttcACGTAGTTCAAAGCACGTGAAAttaatttaaattcatttctttgaaaacatgccagaagaaaatttatactgttcgttatcttcaccttgcatactaatgcaataatcaattatctttggaataaaaatatgaattatttacccTGTGAAAAACGAATAGAGAACATCCTATATATTGGACATTCTCGAGCATACagtaaaaatgtgcataatcaTTTGCATGAAATTTCTATATGGTAGAGCCTTGATATTTAGGGGTCAAAGGGCAagtattatgacatcatttactGATCCTTTTAATTCTTTCTGCATTGAATTTGTCAATAGTTTACGCCAGCACCGTTTCCGGTTTTAAATATTAGTCACGGTTTATGGGGGATACTGAAAACGCTTTATCAATTAGACGCTTGAAGTAAACAATGGTGAAATATTGTTGTGTTCCACTTTGTGGTGGTTTTGGGGGTCACAAGTTTCCCACAGATCAGGAATTACTCTTGAAATGGAGGGTAGCGATCAAACGGATGGAtaggaaaacaaaaaaattatggaaCCCAGGAAAAGAAGACGTTGTTTGCCATATACACTTCACAGAAGATGACTACAAAATCACCGAATCAGGTTAGATCGAGGTCCTATCAATCAGTTATATAAAGCTGCATCGTCaattgatttgttttaatttttccttctttcaaatattgatttataaagTTTCCTCATTTTGTCTTGTATTCGTGTATTGATAACGTTCTTTTTTACATTCTTGAATGCGTTGCTTTGTGGTTTGTTTTTACTCTTTTCAGGTGCAACTACTGACATGTGGTATGTATCACAGTATTCATTTAATATAATACTAGGCTATATGACGAGACATATACTGCTTTGATAAAACGTTACAGGATTAAAGAGTGCTATGAtaccatatatgtatatatatacacacatataaccagCTGAGTCCTGGTCTCCacacaatgtaattaaaattagatcttccatccgctccccaaactggggagcggatggaagatctaattttaattagattgggtctCCACATTAACAATCACCATTTTCTggtgttattttcatatatttggtgattcccccccccccccccctaatattTTTTACAGTAGAAGTGACTGCTAAAAATGCAAGGTTGAATTTGCTACATGACTATTTATGTAAATCAATTATAACAAATCTAGTTTATAATTAGCGAATCTTAAAGCTTTTAAATATAAAGTATAACTTACAACCAACATTCCTGTAACATATTCAATTTGTGACAGGTGAACGAAGACGACTTAAGTATGGAGCTGCGCCCTCTGTTTTTGACTTCAAGAATACCAGTACTACCCAGGAATCTGACAGAGCTAAGCGAAAGAGGCTGCAAGAGTCTActcaagatacatgtactccAATGATTGAAGACCTGCCCATATATATGGATGAATTGATTGTACATCATGAAGTTGTTGTAGATCAGTCATCTACAAGTATTTCCACATCCATGCCAGAAGAAATGTGTTCAACAGCTGAGAAAGAAATCCAGTGTGACATACCTACCTTAGGTAGATTTTCAATTGAAGGTATGAAACTGGACACTAAGATGCTTTCTTATTACACTGGTTTGAATGGCTATGATCATTTCATGCTTCTCTTTAATATTCTTGGGCCAGCAGCTTTTGACTTGAATTACAAATGTGGCTTATTAAGTCCACAAGATCAGTTGTTTTTAACTCTGATGAAACTCAGACAAGCAAAAGAAGATGTGGAACTTGCTATGCTCTTTAAAGTCTGTGAATCTACTGTTTCTAAAATTGTAACAACTTGGATTaactttttgtattttcaattaaaagagTTAGAGGAACAATTCTGGCCTTCTAAAGACATCATTAAAGAACATATGCCAACAGATTTTGCTAAAAAGTTTCCCAATACACGCGTAATTTTAGATGCAACCGAGCAACCAATTCACAAACCATCAAATGTTGAGGCACAATCCAAAACATGGTCTTCTTATAAACACAAAAACACGTTGAAAACCATGGTAGGTGTAACTCCAAATGGAGCAGTATCATATGTATCCTCTACTTATGGGGGCTCTGTGTCTGACAGACAAATCATTGAACACTCTACTCTGCTAGATGTAGGCAAATTTGATGCTGGTGACAGCATTATGGCAGATCGGGGAATTCTTGTTCAAGATTTATTTGCGAATcagaatgtttttattaatacaCCTACGTTTGTCAAGGGCAAAATCCAACTTGACCCCGAAGAAATAGTTAGAGATAGGCGAGTTGCCTCAAAACGTATTCATGTAGAGAGGGTGATTGGGCTTGCAAAGAggttcaaaattttgaaacatgAGCTACCAATGTCAAAAATCCCCCTAGCTTCCAGAATTGTGTACATTTGTTTTATGTTGTCAAATTTTAGGAATTGCATTGTTGATAAAAGTGCTTAAACATGTGCCAGtagtatatcaaaatgtacatgcatacatgtcTAAGTTTAATAAATGTATGCCCTGCACATACAGTGAATCCCTTGAGAGTTGTGTTCATATTTCTGCTTACAAGTTTTAAATGTATCGTACATTTTTTGTATCCTTTATGCAACATGTGCTGTCAATATTCAAAGGGATACATCATACAAGGATCTTGGTAGACATATCAACTTTTAAGTGTAAAAGCTATTTACCTTGAAAGGGTCAAAGtacaatatctttttaaaaaaatcaatttaaaaagtttaacaCTTTATATAACCAACATCTAtgcattgttacatgtatattgtcaatacagaaaatttcatatcatgGATATGCAATGTATTTCATCTGAAATTGATTGGCATTCTGGGCAGAAACTTAGGCAAAAAAACATGAAGAATCATTTGCAGACTCTAATCAAATCATGAATACAAAAAAGATTCTGTATAAAAAAATGAACTGTCTCGATAAATCATTTAGAAGAAACTTTTACACAAGTTTGCATATATGCTTCCACTTTACAGCAAGGATAACAAGTATGGCATGAAAAATTTATCATAGAATACATCAAGCTTTGGAAGAAGAGAATTCTGGCAACATTCTACATCAATATGTACTTTCTGGATGAACAAATCTTTGAAAGTGTATACAACAAAAtagcaaatttgttttttggcaATAAGCATTTGGCCTtgtatttggaaaaaatatttagaggtgggtttcaatttcatttcaccAGTTACAGAGTCCATTGTTAGATATGGGAAGTACTTTCCAGGCTGAATCTTCTCAAAGCGACCAGCAAAGGGACATTTGACTTCAATTAGTGCATCATTGCCAACGAGTCCATCCGGTGATGCCCCCAAGTAAGGTCGATCCATATCAACAAAGAAACCACATCTTTGAACACCTTGGCCAGTCTCTCTTTCAAAGGATCTGTAATGAGAGATAAAAATAGGAAAAggcatataatatatgtaaataataatttacTGATTTGACCAATGCTTATATAGAGCGTTAAGATTTACAAACCAGGTCTCTGCTGTACACGTGATTGTCTGACTAGCTCACACTAAAACATACCTAATAGCACGTGTCTCATAGGTACGTCCATGGACTAGAGCTTCACTGCGAAATACAGCAGCAGAAGGCTGGTATAGAGACTCGCAGAGTTTCTGCCTATTACGTTTGTCTGTAGCTAAACAGATATCTCCAAATCTTGAGGCTGTGATCCGCCATGATCTCTCCTTGAACCAATTATTTGAGCTGGCTTGTCCACGTGTCTGCTCCTCAATGGCAACTACTTTATCTGCTGTAACCTTTAAGAAATTGTATATAACAAAAACCATATATCTTGTACTGTGTTTTGTAGTATAAAATTGCATGGTATTAGTAATACATATGAACATGAGAAAAAATCCTTGCAATCAATTTACATTGCacattatatcttattttaacacatatacaacatttgcacaaatgtcataaaatttaattttgttgaaatgcAGTTTGAGCCAATTAACAAAAGACCTACCTCAACAGCTCGTTGAACCCAATACTCTGTGAAGGGTCTTTCCAAATAATCATGGTCCAATACTGCTGCCTAGTGAAACAAAAGGTGTTACAGTTTGTTTGTTATTAAACACTTTATTTTATATGTGCAGTTTTACCCTTCACTACTTACTGCTTTAGATTAACAGacttataattttaaaatcaacattttatatGCATTACTAATATAGCTTGCTATAAGTTCACTAGCGAGATACTTTTGACTTGACGCTGCTTATAATTAGCGATGTACAGGGACATTAAGTGAGATTCTTGCTTGTGTGAGTAATGCATTTTCATGCTTATGTTTACCTGAATAAATGCTTTCTCGATGAGATATCTGTATGTCAGATTGTCTGAGGTCTCTGCACAATGGTTTAAGACCATATTGCGAACCCTATCCGGGTAACCAGCTACACCTTTTAGATGTTCAGGGcggggatcatttaaaaaatcatcagtCAGATTCTGCTTCCTGGGCAGATCTTCAGCTTTGACTGGTGAAcctatatcaaaatttgaatatgttaaacatgtggaaaaaaataaattattgtactTGATTCAATATATGGTCATAAAACTATTGCTTCTGTTCATCATGGAACATCACAtaatattcatgtatttttacCTGAGTATGAATGTTTGGGTTTATGAAATGTCTGCAGGTTTTCTGTGCATGATCTCTGAATCCTCAAACCTTTTCCTTCAGAACAAGAGAGTAAAACTATGGCAACAGCAGCAAGATGTTTGCAAGTTCCATGGGGACCTCGTCCTGCAGGACACTCACAATGGCTGTTCAAGATGTCTCCCGagtttttgtcaaattttaatttgaagttGTATGTTAcctttaatttgaaatacatacatgtattctgggtaatataattttttttagttatttttacaaaaatatctcagtacaaagtaataaaataagagaaaataacTGATAAcatacatggtacatgtacaattagtactacaatgtatattatatcCACAAATTAAATGTAATACTTGCCTTTGTTTTCATGGCTGCGCCAACAATGCCTGTAAAGAACAGGGAATTATCTTCCTTTAAATATGACACAGCCAAGACTCTATCACTTTCAACAAGCAGCCTTCCTTTCTCGATAGCCTTGACATCACCAGTGCTTTGTCTGTCACCTACACATAAGTACAAgctcatgattttaaaatttatttactcataaacacataattatatatatgtacaaattattCTATAAGATATTGCACATTCATTAAATGACTCCTAATGTTAGAtgtatgttttacaaaaatgttgttCTTAATCATACAAGTAAATTATATGAACAAACCTGCTAATCtatgtacaaaatacatgtcTATCTGCTCAATGCATATCTCTGGGATTTCTTCTTTATGTGATTCCTGGAGCTGTTGAAATCCCCTCGTTGGCCAATCAACTTCCAAAGGCTCAGGTATATGAATTGGGTCATTCTtgaaatctttatttctatcATATGCCTTAAGCCTACAATAAAGTACTGTACAATGTCCACttcccataaaaaaaatattaggtaCCAAGACGTACTAGTACATGTCAGTGAATGCCATTGTATCATGTATTACAATATTAACAACAGTCCGTATAGTACTATAATTATTACGTataattgatgacataaatataacttatatcacattaatttattgaattttgataaaagaattgTCGCACTGAGCATCAAAACAATCTCTAGGCATAATCATGCCGGCGTAAACATCCTCCGTCGTCTGCATGGGTGCAGAGCTACgaatttgttgaaatattacAAACGAAAATAACGGCTATGAGGTATGAAACTACAAACCTGTCTATAAGGTCGGCTTTTCTGCCTCTCGTGGTGGCTCCTTTTTTCTTTAACTCGTCCTTGAGTCGAGAGACGGAAAACTTTACGTAAGTTTCTCTTTCCATTTCAGTGTTTACAAGCGTCTAAGTGAAATAAAGCGTTTTAACGTATCCCCCATAACGACATAATTTTTAGAACCGGTAACGGTCGTCGGCGAATACCATTCTCCAAAACATCCCAATTTCCctcattgtgatacattttaatctgtgatccatttcaatcagtctgttgatttttttgttggatttgaattatacatttttttcgaaGTAATCTGTAGAGTAGcataatttcatgtgaatttgcagTTTTTGAGCTACGTCTGTTCTTTAATAACATCAGGTTGCACTCAAATACAGTGGCAAATCTATACCTTACTGTGGGGTTTGGGGGGAGGTTAGcccatttaaaaagaatgatttaaaatggtgcattttaatgcatttcttcCCTTCATTTGTAGTCACCACATCTTTTATATGTTTGGGTGTGGTAAAACAGAAAAGAAATATGCTGGTGTAACGTGTTGTcagtatatttttctgaattaaagTTAAAGTAACAGAAAAGCAGTTTTCGAAATTCGTTTAAAACTTAGTACAGACTGGGTTTATGCCAAAActagatgacatagacctcatcgaattggcatagaccgcaacattgaaaaaaataacacaaatttaaaacatttttattgacttttaaagtacttataaagcatattttctttccatttccaaaaAGGTGTTCTCttttcctcataacgtttatcagacgtTGACTTGTGGGATAACTCAATTGCTTTAAACTAAGAAAATTAACATACACATTTTGTTatatcccaa is a window from the Ostrea edulis chromosome 5, xbOstEdul1.1, whole genome shotgun sequence genome containing:
- the LOC130055204 gene encoding uncharacterized protein LOC130055204, which produces MTTKSPNQVQLLTCGERRRLKYGAAPSVFDFKNTSTTQESDRAKRKRLQESTQDTCTPMIEDLPIYMDELIVHHEVVVDQSSTSISTSMPEEMCSTAEKEIQCDIPTLGRFSIEGMKLDTKMLSYYTGLNGYDHFMLLFNILGPAAFDLNYKCGLLSPQDQLFLTLMKLRQAKEDVELAMLFKVCESTVSKIVTTWINFLYFQLKELEEQFWPSKDIIKEHMPTDFAKKFPNTRVILDATEQPIHKPSNVEAQSKTWSSYKHKNTLKTMVGVTPNGAVSYVSSTYGGSVSDRQIIEHSTLLDVGKFDAGDSIMADRGILVQDLFANQNVFINTPTFVKGKIQLDPEEIVRDRRVASKRIHVERVIGLAKRFKILKHELPMSKIPLASRIVYICFMLSNFRNCIVDKSA
- the LOC125647611 gene encoding uncharacterized protein LOC125647611, which codes for MERETYVKFSVSRLKDELKKKGATTRGRKADLIDRLKAYDRNKDFKNDPIHIPEPLEVDWPTRGFQQLQESHKEEIPEICIEQIDMYFVHRLAGDRQSTGDVKAIEKGRLLVESDRVLAVSYLKEDNSLFFTGIVGAAMKTKVTYNFKLKFDKNSGDILNSHCECPAGRGPHGTCKHLAAVAIVLLSCSEGKGLRIQRSCTENLQTFHKPKHSYSGSPVKAEDLPRKQNLTDDFLNDPRPEHLKGVAGYPDRVRNMVLNHCAETSDNLTYRYLIEKAFIQAAVLDHDYLERPFTEYWVQRAVEVTADKVVAIEEQTRGQASSNNWFKERSWRITASRFGDICLATDKRNRQKLCESLYQPSAAVFRSEALVHGRTYETRAIRSFERETGQGVQRCGFFVDMDRPYLGASPDGLVGNDALIEVKCPFAGRFEKIQPGKYFPYLTMDSVTGEMKLKPTSKYFFQIQGQMLIAKKQICYFVVYTFKDLFIQKVHIDVECCQNSLLPKLDVFYDKFFMPYLLSLL